A genomic segment from Paraburkholderia hayleyella encodes:
- a CDS encoding formyltransferase has translation MRPRAVVFAYHNVGVRCLQVLLARGVDVALVVTHEDNPNERIWFDSVAEVAAEQGIPTLTGAQQAELHEAVRAAQPDFIFSFYYRHMLPVALLALAPRGAYNMHGSLLPHYRGRVPTNWAVLHGASETGATLHEMTAKPDAGAILGQTSVPILPDDTAAQVFDKVTVAAEQTLWRVLPALLAGEAPHLPNDLAQGSYFGARTPEDGRIDWNQSAQQVYNLIRAVAPPYPGAFTEINGTRLIVARARLAAPGALPSDLPVGLHVSDNAVFAQCGDGRALRIHALQRASGPHEPPPLQGESQIDTFIDTFVTPAELAQLLHSCRHS, from the coding sequence GTGAGACCTCGCGCCGTCGTATTCGCTTATCACAACGTGGGCGTGCGCTGCCTGCAGGTGCTGCTGGCGCGCGGCGTCGACGTCGCCCTGGTGGTCACGCACGAAGACAACCCGAACGAACGGATCTGGTTTGACAGCGTGGCCGAAGTGGCCGCCGAACAGGGCATCCCAACGCTCACCGGCGCTCAGCAAGCCGAGTTGCACGAAGCCGTGCGCGCCGCCCAGCCCGATTTCATTTTTTCTTTTTACTACCGCCACATGCTGCCCGTCGCGCTGCTGGCGCTGGCGCCGCGCGGCGCATACAACATGCATGGCTCGCTGCTGCCGCACTATCGGGGCCGGGTGCCGACCAACTGGGCCGTGCTGCATGGCGCCAGCGAAACCGGCGCGACGCTGCATGAGATGACGGCCAAACCCGATGCGGGCGCGATCCTCGGCCAGACCAGCGTGCCGATCCTGCCTGACGACACCGCAGCCCAAGTCTTCGATAAAGTCACCGTCGCCGCCGAGCAAACGCTCTGGCGCGTGCTGCCTGCGCTGCTGGCAGGCGAAGCCCCGCATCTGCCCAACGACCTGGCTCAGGGCAGCTACTTCGGCGCTCGCACGCCCGAGGATGGCCGCATTGACTGGAACCAGAGCGCGCAGCAGGTCTATAACCTGATTCGCGCGGTTGCGCCGCCCTATCCGGGGGCGTTCACCGAGATCAATGGCACACGCCTGATCGTGGCGCGGGCACGGCTCGCGGCGCCCGGCGCGCTACCCTCTGATTTGCCCGTCGGGCTCCACGTAAGCGATAATGCCGTTTTTGCCCAATGCGGCGATGGCCGCGCGCTGCGAATCCACGCATTACAGCGAGCGTCCGGGCCGCACGAGCCTCCCCCTCTCCAGGGCGAGAGCCAAATCGACACCTTCATCGACACCTTCGTCACCCCCGCCGAACTGGCCCAGCTCCTTCACTCTTGTCGTCATTCATGA
- a CDS encoding bifunctional UDP-4-keto-pentose/UDP-xylose synthase, with product MKKVLILGVNGFIGHHLSKRILETTDWEVFGMDMQTDRLGDLLHHERMHFFEGDITINREWVEYHVKKCDVILPLVAIATPATYVQQPLRVFELDFEANLPIVRSAVKYGKHLVFPSTSEVYGMCADEAFDPDASELTYGPINKPRWIYACSKQLMDRVIWGYGMQEGLNFTLFRPFNWIGPGLDSIYTPKEGSSRVVTQFLGHIVRGENISLVDGGAQKRAFTDIDDGISALMKIIENAKGVASGKIYNIGNPKNNFSVRELAHKMLALAAEFPEYASEAKKVQLVETSSGAYYGTGYQDVQNRVPKIDNTMQELGWAPASTFDDALRKIFEAYRGHVGEARALVEPH from the coding sequence ATGAAAAAAGTCCTGATTCTGGGTGTTAATGGCTTCATCGGCCATCACCTGTCCAAACGCATCCTCGAAACGACCGACTGGGAAGTGTTCGGCATGGACATGCAAACCGACCGCCTGGGCGATCTGCTCCATCACGAGCGGATGCATTTTTTTGAAGGCGATATCACGATCAACAGGGAATGGGTCGAATATCACGTCAAAAAATGCGATGTGATCCTGCCGCTGGTTGCCATCGCCACGCCAGCCACCTATGTGCAACAGCCGCTGCGCGTGTTCGAACTCGATTTCGAAGCGAACCTGCCGATCGTGCGTTCCGCCGTCAAGTACGGCAAGCATCTGGTGTTTCCGTCGACCTCCGAGGTCTACGGCATGTGCGCCGACGAAGCCTTCGACCCCGACGCCTCCGAACTCACCTATGGCCCGATCAACAAGCCGCGCTGGATCTACGCCTGCTCCAAGCAACTGATGGACCGCGTGATCTGGGGTTACGGCATGCAGGAAGGGCTGAACTTCACGCTGTTTCGGCCATTCAACTGGATTGGCCCTGGGCTCGATTCGATCTACACCCCGAAAGAAGGCAGCTCGCGCGTGGTCACCCAGTTTCTCGGCCATATCGTGCGCGGCGAGAACATCAGCCTCGTTGACGGCGGTGCGCAAAAGCGGGCCTTCACCGATATCGACGACGGCATCAGCGCCCTGATGAAAATCATCGAAAACGCCAAGGGCGTGGCCTCGGGCAAGATCTACAACATTGGCAATCCGAAGAATAATTTCTCGGTGCGCGAACTGGCGCACAAGATGCTCGCACTGGCGGCCGAATTCCCCGAGTACGCCAGCGAAGCCAAAAAAGTGCAGTTGGTCGAGACCTCATCGGGCGCGTATTACGGCACGGGCTACCAGGACGTGCAAAACCGCGTGCCCAAAATCGACAATACGATGCAGGAACTCGGCTGGGCTCCGGCCTCGACCTTCGACGACGCGCTGCGCAAGATTTTCGAAGCGTATCGCGGCCATGTCGGCGAGGCACGTGCCCTCGTCGAACCGCACTAG
- a CDS encoding polysaccharide deacetylase family protein — protein MPRIVLKVDVDTLRGTREGVPNLARLCERFDARATFLFSLGPDHTGWAMRRVFRPGFLRKVSRTSVVEHYGIRQLMYGVLLPGPDIGRRAAADMRAIQQAGLECGIHTWDHVYWQDNVRQRPREWTVAQMQRSYERFCDIFGTPPPTHGAAGWQMNDHAFEQIDAWGMRYASDGRGHEPYFPVVAGRALTHVQIPTTLPTLDEVLGTDGIDTGNIAAWLLKHTEHITHDQVFTLHAELEGQKLAPVFEQLLAGWRAQGHTFATMGDYHATLNRETLPAYPVAWGEIPGRAGELIVQPG, from the coding sequence TTGCCCCGGATCGTTCTGAAGGTTGACGTCGATACGTTGCGTGGCACCCGCGAAGGCGTGCCCAATCTGGCACGCCTGTGTGAGCGTTTCGACGCACGCGCCACGTTTCTTTTTAGTCTTGGGCCCGATCACACGGGCTGGGCGATGCGCCGCGTGTTTCGGCCGGGTTTTCTGCGGAAGGTGTCGCGCACCTCGGTGGTGGAACACTACGGCATCCGCCAGCTGATGTACGGCGTCCTGTTGCCAGGCCCGGATATCGGCCGGCGCGCCGCCGCGGACATGCGCGCCATTCAGCAGGCGGGCCTTGAGTGCGGCATTCATACATGGGATCACGTCTACTGGCAGGACAACGTACGCCAACGCCCGCGTGAGTGGACCGTCGCCCAGATGCAGCGCAGCTACGAGCGGTTTTGCGACATCTTCGGCACGCCACCGCCAACGCATGGCGCGGCAGGCTGGCAAATGAACGATCACGCCTTTGAACAAATCGACGCCTGGGGCATGCGTTATGCCTCGGATGGACGCGGCCATGAGCCCTACTTTCCGGTGGTCGCGGGCCGCGCGCTCACGCATGTGCAGATCCCCACGACGCTGCCGACCCTCGATGAAGTTCTGGGCACCGACGGGATTGACACAGGCAATATCGCGGCGTGGCTGCTCAAGCACACTGAACACATCACACACGATCAGGTTTTCACGCTACATGCCGAACTCGAAGGACAAAAGCTGGCCCCCGTCTTTGAGCAACTGCTGGCTGGCTGGCGTGCACAAGGCCATACTTTTGCCACGATGGGCGACTACCATGCCACGTTAAACCGTGAGACGTTGCCCGCTTACCCCGTCGCATGGGGCGAAATTCCCGGACGCGCCGGAGAGCTGATCGTCCAGCCCGGGTAA
- a CDS encoding peroxiredoxin: protein MSIAVDQPVPDFTALATGADITLSSLRGKKVVLYFYPKDNTPGCTTESLQFRDLYPAFQAAGAEIIGVSRDSLRSHDNFKAKLELPFALISDPQETLCMLFGVMKLKKMYGREVRGIERSTFLIDAAGVLRHEWRGVKVPGHVADILQAVQAL from the coding sequence GTGTCTATTGCAGTTGACCAACCCGTCCCCGACTTCACCGCACTGGCAACCGGCGCGGATATCACGCTGTCCAGCCTGAGGGGTAAAAAGGTAGTGCTGTATTTCTATCCGAAAGACAACACCCCCGGCTGCACCACTGAAAGCTTGCAGTTCCGCGACCTGTATCCGGCGTTTCAGGCTGCGGGCGCTGAAATCATTGGTGTGTCACGCGACAGCCTGCGCTCGCACGACAATTTCAAAGCCAAACTCGAACTGCCGTTTGCCCTGATTTCCGACCCGCAAGAAACGCTGTGCATGCTGTTTGGCGTGATGAAGCTGAAAAAAATGTATGGCCGGGAAGTACGCGGCATCGAGCGCTCAACCTTCCTCATCGACGCCGCCGGTGTGCTTCGTCACGAGTGGCGCGGCGTCAAGGTGCCCGGGCATGTCGCAGATATCCTGCAAGCTGTACAAGCGTTGTGA
- a CDS encoding PhoH family protein codes for MPLPTPPSKLGTLLPADEYKASAQPAKAGKKAASTASALQPVSVAAEPETAPGRNRKSRQTAALLQPVPSAPAAVLAPAPAAPAREPVAARAKRKPANDAAAALAAPATPTRSSKRNNNRGELEMRKLFVLDTNVLMHDPSCLFRFEEHDVYLPMMTLEELDNHKKGMSEVARNARQVSRTLDALVAYAGEISAGIALSRLGSREALGCLYFQTTLTHIEPVDGLPQGKADNQILGVVRALQRERQDRQVVLVSKDINMRIKAHALGLPAEDYFNDQVLEDKDLLYSGIRALPQDFWNKHGKGMESWQDTKNGTTFYRITGPLCASMLVNEFVYLEPQNGEPAFHAIVRELNGKTALLQTLRDYGHHKNNVWGITARNREQNFALNLLMNPEVDFVTLLGQAGTGKTLMALAAGLAQVLDDKRYNEIIVTRATVPVGEDIGFLPGTEEEKMQPWMGAFDDNLEVLQKTDDSAGEWGRAATQELIRSRLKVKSMSFMRGRTFVDKYLIIDEAQNLTPKQMKTLVTRAGPGTKIICLGNIAQIDTPYLTEGSSGLTYVVDRFKGWTHSGHVTLARGERSRLADYASEVL; via the coding sequence ATGCCTTTGCCTACCCCCCCCAGCAAACTGGGCACGTTACTGCCCGCTGACGAATACAAGGCCAGCGCTCAACCCGCTAAAGCAGGTAAAAAAGCCGCCAGCACGGCTTCAGCATTGCAACCGGTAAGCGTTGCAGCCGAGCCCGAGACAGCCCCCGGGCGCAACCGGAAATCGCGGCAAACTGCTGCGCTTTTGCAACCGGTCCCGAGCGCGCCTGCCGCCGTACTGGCTCCGGCTCCGGCTGCACCCGCACGCGAGCCGGTAGCCGCGCGTGCGAAGAGAAAACCGGCCAACGATGCCGCCGCAGCCCTGGCTGCACCCGCCACGCCTACCCGTTCCAGCAAGCGCAACAACAACCGCGGCGAGCTCGAAATGCGCAAGCTGTTCGTGCTCGATACCAACGTGTTGATGCACGACCCAAGCTGCCTGTTCCGCTTCGAAGAGCACGACGTCTATCTGCCGATGATGACGCTCGAGGAACTCGACAACCACAAAAAGGGCATGTCGGAAGTGGCGCGCAACGCACGCCAGGTGAGCCGCACGCTCGATGCGTTAGTCGCCTACGCAGGGGAAATTTCGGCAGGCATCGCGCTCTCGCGCCTTGGCAGCCGCGAAGCATTGGGGTGCCTGTATTTCCAGACCACGCTCACGCACATCGAACCCGTGGACGGCCTGCCGCAAGGCAAGGCAGATAACCAGATCCTCGGCGTGGTGCGAGCCTTGCAGCGTGAACGGCAAGACCGCCAGGTCGTGCTGGTGTCGAAAGACATCAACATGCGCATCAAGGCGCACGCCCTTGGCCTGCCCGCGGAAGACTACTTCAACGACCAGGTGCTGGAAGACAAGGATCTGCTTTATTCCGGCATTCGCGCACTGCCCCAGGATTTCTGGAACAAGCATGGCAAGGGCATGGAAAGCTGGCAGGACACCAAAAACGGCACGACGTTTTATCGCATAACCGGGCCGTTGTGTGCGTCGATGCTGGTCAATGAGTTTGTCTATCTCGAGCCGCAAAACGGCGAACCCGCGTTCCATGCCATCGTGCGCGAACTCAACGGTAAAACCGCGTTACTGCAAACCCTGCGCGATTATGGCCATCACAAGAACAACGTCTGGGGCATCACGGCGCGCAACCGCGAGCAAAATTTCGCGCTGAACCTGCTGATGAACCCCGAGGTTGATTTCGTCACCCTGCTCGGCCAGGCCGGCACCGGCAAAACCTTGATGGCGCTGGCCGCGGGGCTAGCGCAGGTGCTCGATGACAAGCGCTACAACGAAATCATCGTGACCCGCGCAACCGTGCCCGTCGGCGAAGATATTGGCTTTTTGCCCGGCACCGAAGAAGAAAAAATGCAGCCCTGGATGGGTGCCTTCGATGACAACCTCGAAGTACTGCAAAAAACCGATGATTCCGCTGGCGAATGGGGCCGCGCGGCGACCCAGGAGCTGATCCGCTCGCGTCTGAAGGTCAAGAGCATGAGCTTTATGCGTGGCCGTACTTTCGTCGATAAATATCTGATCATCGACGAAGCGCAAAATCTGACGCCCAAGCAAATGAAAACGCTCGTCACCCGGGCAGGCCCGGGCACGAAGATCATCTGTCTTGGCAATATCGCGCAAATCGACACGCCCTACCTGACTGAAGGCAGCTCCGGCCTCACTTACGTGGTGGACCGCTTCAAAGGCTGGACGCACAGTGGTCATGTGACGCTGGCGCGTGGCGAGCGCTCACGGCTGGCCGATTACGCCTCGGAAGTGCTCTAG
- a CDS encoding C40 family peptidase, translated as MRRFGFSLLIVLLLTACAGPPQKVMRSAPSLAQAPSGSFRPPQGFPNFVDHSIGREEISIQAMSLVGVPYRWGGNTPDSGFDCSGLVRYVVLRAASVSLPRTTLDMSGHGQTIEPDEIAPGDLIFFNTTGRAHSHVGIYAGKLRFVNAPSTGGTVRLDYLTNPYWAKRFDGIRRVAPPNTAPTPFNAPLYQASASMSTPPQALPDTPAVAAVKPTQVALENVRLTQAANRPITQPVTTPVATSSSATRTADPFEPPPPSLSAAQRQALAAGAITPTPVQAETAITAARVPGAASDAFEPPPTASMALRQAQRAQHTEATGANVQVIRTSTPAVPSDDPIARFANGNF; from the coding sequence ATGCGCCGATTCGGATTTTCACTGCTGATTGTCCTGCTGCTTACCGCCTGCGCGGGCCCGCCGCAGAAGGTGATGCGGAGCGCTCCCTCACTCGCCCAAGCCCCAAGCGGTAGTTTTCGTCCGCCGCAGGGCTTTCCGAATTTCGTCGATCACAGCATCGGGCGTGAAGAAATATCCATTCAGGCGATGAGCCTCGTCGGCGTGCCTTACCGCTGGGGCGGCAATACGCCCGATAGCGGCTTCGATTGCAGCGGGCTGGTGCGCTATGTCGTATTACGGGCCGCCTCCGTCAGCCTGCCGCGTACCACGCTCGATATGAGCGGCCACGGTCAGACCATCGAGCCTGACGAGATTGCCCCAGGCGATCTGATTTTCTTCAATACGACCGGACGGGCACACTCTCACGTCGGGATTTATGCCGGCAAGCTGCGCTTCGTCAATGCGCCCTCGACCGGGGGCACGGTTCGCCTCGACTATCTGACCAACCCCTACTGGGCTAAACGTTTCGACGGAATTCGCCGGGTCGCCCCACCCAATACCGCGCCCACACCGTTCAATGCACCGCTGTATCAAGCATCGGCCTCAATGTCGACGCCACCGCAAGCGCTACCGGACACGCCAGCAGTTGCCGCCGTCAAGCCCACGCAGGTTGCCCTCGAAAACGTGCGCCTGACTCAAGCCGCAAATCGGCCCATCACCCAGCCTGTCACCACACCCGTGGCGACATCTTCTAGCGCGACAAGAACAGCGGACCCGTTTGAGCCGCCCCCACCCAGCCTAAGTGCGGCCCAGCGGCAAGCACTCGCTGCCGGGGCCATCACGCCCACCCCGGTTCAGGCCGAGACGGCCATCACGGCCGCGCGTGTGCCGGGTGCGGCCAGCGATGCCTTTGAACCACCCCCCACCGCCTCAATGGCATTACGCCAGGCTCAGCGGGCACAACACACTGAAGCTACGGGCGCGAACGTTCAGGTCATCCGTACCTCGACACCCGCCGTCCCCAGCGACGATCCCATTGCCCGCTTCGCCAACGGCAACTTCTAG
- a CDS encoding SDR family oxidoreductase, with product MNLELNGKVVLITGGSKGIGLACARAFAFEGARVAIVSRDAANLSRAREELARDGLQVHLARADMHDPHSAADVVEEASTTLGPIDILINSAGAARRYDPEALDAAAFRAAMDAKYFPYINPQQEVLRHMVQRRESAPEAASGTIVNIIGMGGKVASDIHLAGGAANAALMLATVGLAHYYARYGIRINAINPGATRTERLEETLALEAGRQGLTRDEVLAQDEARVPLGRYATPEEVANVALFLASRRASYVTGAIIPMDGASTPMI from the coding sequence ATGAATCTCGAACTCAACGGCAAAGTCGTGTTAATCACCGGCGGCAGCAAAGGTATTGGTCTCGCCTGCGCGCGAGCATTCGCGTTTGAAGGAGCGCGCGTGGCGATCGTCTCACGCGATGCCGCGAATCTCTCCCGGGCGCGCGAGGAACTGGCCCGCGACGGTTTGCAGGTTCATCTGGCTCGCGCCGATATGCATGACCCCCACAGCGCTGCCGACGTAGTCGAGGAAGCCAGCACCACGCTAGGCCCGATTGACATCCTGATCAATAGCGCAGGCGCCGCGCGCCGCTACGATCCGGAAGCCCTGGACGCCGCGGCCTTTAGAGCCGCCATGGACGCCAAATATTTTCCGTATATCAACCCTCAGCAAGAAGTGCTGCGGCACATGGTGCAGCGGCGCGAAAGCGCGCCCGAAGCAGCATCGGGCACGATCGTGAATATCATCGGCATGGGTGGCAAAGTGGCGAGCGACATCCATCTCGCAGGTGGCGCCGCGAACGCGGCCTTAATGCTGGCTACAGTGGGGCTCGCACACTATTACGCGCGTTACGGCATCCGCATCAATGCGATCAATCCAGGCGCGACGCGAACGGAACGGTTAGAGGAAACCCTGGCGCTGGAAGCTGGCCGGCAAGGCCTGACACGCGATGAAGTTTTAGCGCAAGACGAAGCACGTGTGCCGCTTGGACGCTATGCCACACCGGAAGAAGTCGCTAACGTCGCACTCTTTCTGGCAAGCCGCCGGGCGAGTTACGTGACAGGCGCGATCATTCCGATGGATGGCGCAAGCACGCCGATGATCTGA
- a CDS encoding inorganic phosphate transporter, which translates to MHSIQIAIWVVAALVTVALIFDFMNGFHDAANSIATVVSTGVLKPHQAVAFAAAFNVIAYFVFHLKVAQTVGKGTIDPDIVDHYVIFGALVGAIGWNIVTWYYGIPSSSSHALIGGLVGAALAKSGWWALNFDGLLKTVAFIFISPLLGFVLGSCFMLAVSWIYFRTPASKVDRRFRHLQLVSAGLYSLGHGGNDAQKTIGIIWMLLIASGYASATAAEPPVWVIAGCYLSMGLGTLFGGWRIVRTMGQKITKLKPVGGFCAESGGAITLFIASWLGIPVSTTHTITGAIVGVGATRKLSAVRWGVAGNIIWAWILTIPASAMLAAAGWWVGRHLF; encoded by the coding sequence ATGCATTCGATACAAATTGCCATCTGGGTGGTTGCCGCCCTTGTTACTGTCGCACTGATTTTCGACTTCATGAATGGGTTTCATGATGCCGCGAACTCCATTGCCACAGTCGTTTCGACGGGCGTGCTCAAGCCCCATCAAGCCGTGGCATTTGCCGCTGCATTCAACGTCATTGCGTATTTCGTGTTTCACCTGAAGGTGGCGCAAACGGTCGGCAAAGGCACGATTGATCCCGATATCGTCGATCACTACGTGATCTTCGGCGCGCTGGTGGGGGCCATTGGCTGGAATATCGTCACCTGGTATTACGGCATTCCATCGAGTTCGTCGCATGCGCTGATCGGCGGCCTCGTGGGCGCGGCGCTGGCCAAATCGGGCTGGTGGGCGCTGAATTTTGATGGCTTGCTTAAAACAGTCGCCTTTATTTTCATTTCGCCGCTGCTGGGTTTCGTGCTGGGCTCGTGCTTCATGCTGGCGGTTTCGTGGATTTACTTTCGCACGCCCGCGAGCAAGGTCGACCGGCGTTTCCGTCATCTGCAACTGGTATCGGCGGGGCTGTATAGCCTTGGGCACGGCGGTAACGATGCGCAAAAAACCATCGGTATTATCTGGATGCTGCTGATTGCCTCCGGATACGCTTCGGCCACCGCCGCCGAGCCGCCCGTGTGGGTGATCGCCGGGTGTTATCTGTCGATGGGGCTGGGCACGCTGTTTGGCGGCTGGCGCATCGTGCGCACGATGGGACAGAAAATTACCAAGCTCAAACCTGTCGGTGGCTTTTGTGCCGAATCGGGGGGTGCCATTACGCTTTTTATTGCTTCATGGCTGGGTATTCCGGTTTCAACCACGCATACCATTACAGGTGCCATTGTCGGCGTCGGTGCAACGCGCAAGCTGAGCGCGGTGCGCTGGGGCGTGGCGGGCAATATCATCTGGGCCTGGATCTTGACGATTCCCGCTTCGGCGATGCTTGCCGCTGCGGGATGGTGGGTGGGGCGCCATCTGTTCTAA
- a CDS encoding DUF47 domain-containing protein: MFGRFMPTEGKFFEIFNAHAKCIVSASHELELLIDNLADAEIHKQNVQAAEKAADKLTHETIDLLHKTFITPLDRDEIHKLITTMDDILDLMEDVATAISLYDVQAVTSEASQLAHICTETAEHVQSAVGMLSDLKQASQILKACEEIDRLESEADRVLRSAISKLFREEDNVKTLIKLKAIYELLESITDKCEDVANIIEGIVLENA; the protein is encoded by the coding sequence ATGTTCGGTCGATTCATGCCCACCGAGGGCAAGTTCTTTGAAATCTTCAACGCGCATGCTAAATGCATTGTTTCCGCCAGCCATGAACTAGAGCTGCTGATCGACAATCTGGCGGACGCAGAGATTCATAAGCAAAACGTGCAGGCTGCCGAAAAAGCAGCGGACAAGCTCACGCACGAAACCATCGACCTGCTGCACAAGACGTTCATCACTCCGCTAGACCGCGACGAAATCCATAAACTGATTACCACGATGGACGACATCCTCGACCTGATGGAGGATGTCGCCACGGCTATTTCGCTTTATGACGTTCAGGCAGTGACTTCAGAGGCGAGCCAGCTGGCGCATATCTGTACGGAAACTGCGGAACACGTCCAGTCGGCAGTCGGCATGCTGTCCGACCTGAAGCAGGCCAGTCAGATCCTGAAAGCCTGCGAAGAAATTGATCGCCTTGAGTCGGAAGCCGACCGGGTGCTGCGTTCGGCAATCTCCAAACTGTTCCGTGAAGAAGACAACGTCAAGACGCTGATCAAGCTCAAGGCCATTTACGAGTTGCTCGAATCGATTACCGATAAATGCGAGGATGTTGCCAACATCATCGAAGGCATTGTGCTGGAAAACGCTTAA
- a CDS encoding replicative DNA helicase, with the protein MNAPLNDPQLESLKVPPHSIEAEQSVLGGLLLDNGAWDRIADFLSQSDFYRYDHRLIFQHIGKLIAATRPADVVTVYEALGTSGKADEVGGLAYLNALAQNTPSAANIRRYAEIVRDRAVLRRLVTVADEISADAFNPQGKEVRQLLDEAESKVFSIAEDGARGTQGFLEIGPLLTQVVERIDTLYHTANPSDVTGTPTGFIDLDRMTSGMHGGELIIVAGRPSMGKTAFSMNVGEYVAVEYGLPVAVFSMEMPGTQLTMRMLGSVGRLDQHRMRTGRLTDEDWPKLTHAVQKMSEAQIFIDETGGLNPMELRSRARRLSRQCGKLGLIIIDYLQLMSGSSTGENRATEISEISRSLKSLAKELDVPVIALSQLNRGLEQRPNKRPVMSDLRESGAIEQDADVILFIYRDEVYNPDSPDKGTAEIIIGKQRNGPIGPIRLTFHGQYTKFDNFAGTQNFRSE; encoded by the coding sequence ATGAACGCACCGTTGAACGATCCTCAGCTCGAATCACTGAAAGTCCCGCCGCATTCGATCGAAGCCGAACAATCGGTATTGGGTGGCTTGCTGCTCGATAACGGCGCCTGGGACCGCATTGCGGATTTTTTGTCGCAAAGCGATTTTTACCGCTATGACCATCGCCTGATCTTTCAGCACATTGGCAAGCTGATCGCGGCGACGCGTCCGGCTGACGTCGTGACAGTCTATGAAGCGCTCGGGACGTCGGGCAAGGCTGACGAAGTCGGCGGGCTCGCCTATCTGAATGCGCTGGCGCAAAACACGCCAAGCGCGGCCAATATCCGCCGGTATGCCGAAATCGTGCGCGATCGCGCGGTGCTGCGCCGTCTGGTGACGGTCGCCGACGAAATTTCCGCCGACGCGTTTAATCCGCAAGGCAAGGAAGTCCGCCAGTTGCTGGACGAGGCCGAATCGAAAGTGTTTTCGATCGCCGAGGATGGTGCACGCGGGACGCAGGGGTTCCTTGAGATCGGCCCGCTGCTCACGCAAGTGGTCGAGCGCATCGACACGCTTTACCACACCGCGAACCCGAGCGATGTGACGGGCACGCCCACCGGCTTTATCGATCTCGACCGGATGACGTCGGGTATGCATGGCGGCGAGCTGATTATCGTCGCGGGGCGGCCCTCCATGGGCAAGACGGCGTTCTCGATGAACGTCGGTGAGTATGTGGCCGTGGAATATGGTTTGCCGGTTGCGGTGTTTTCGATGGAGATGCCGGGCACACAGTTGACGATGCGGATGCTGGGTTCGGTCGGGCGGCTCGACCAGCACCGGATGCGTACCGGACGCCTGACCGACGAAGACTGGCCCAAGCTGACGCACGCCGTGCAGAAAATGAGCGAGGCACAGATATTTATTGATGAAACGGGGGGGCTGAACCCCATGGAACTGCGCTCGCGCGCACGGCGGTTGTCGCGCCAGTGCGGCAAGCTGGGCTTGATCATCATCGACTATTTGCAGTTGATGAGCGGCTCGTCCACGGGCGAAAACCGTGCGACTGAAATTTCAGAAATCTCACGCTCACTCAAGAGCCTGGCCAAAGAACTCGACGTGCCTGTGATTGCGCTTTCGCAGTTGAACCGTGGGCTGGAGCAGCGTCCCAACAAGCGGCCCGTGATGTCGGATTTGCGTGAATCCGGTGCGATTGAGCAGGACGCGGACGTCATCCTGTTCATCTACCGCGACGAAGTCTACAATCCTGACAGCCCGGATAAAGGCACCGCTGAAATTATTATCGGCAAGCAGCGTAATGGCCCAATTGGTCCGATTCGCCTCACGTTTCATGGGCAATATACAAAGTTCGATAATTTTGCCGGTACGCAAAACTTTCGCAGTGAATAA
- the rplI gene encoding 50S ribosomal protein L9, with protein MQIILLEKVVNLGNLGDIVKVKDGYARNFLIPNKFARRATKDAIAEFEVRRAELEKIAAEKLAAAQAQGEKLAGLMLQIGQKAGVDGRLFGSVTNADIAAALAKQGFQLEKAQVRLAHGPLKMVGDHPVQVSLHTDVLVDVTVSVLGEHV; from the coding sequence ATGCAAATCATTCTTCTGGAAAAAGTCGTCAACCTGGGCAATCTTGGTGACATCGTCAAAGTCAAGGACGGTTACGCACGTAACTTCCTGATTCCGAACAAGTTCGCCCGCCGTGCAACGAAAGACGCTATCGCTGAATTCGAAGTGCGTCGTGCGGAACTCGAAAAAATCGCCGCTGAAAAGCTGGCTGCGGCTCAGGCACAAGGCGAAAAGCTGGCTGGCCTGATGCTTCAGATCGGTCAGAAAGCGGGTGTCGATGGCCGTTTGTTTGGTTCCGTGACAAATGCGGATATCGCGGCCGCGCTTGCCAAGCAGGGCTTCCAGCTCGAAAAGGCGCAAGTGCGTTTGGCCCATGGTCCGCTGAAGATGGTCGGCGATCATCCGGTGCAAGTTTCGCTGCACACGGATGTTCTCGTCGACGTGACGGTATCGGTACTGGGCGAGCACGTCTAA